From Camelina sativa cultivar DH55 chromosome 7, Cs, whole genome shotgun sequence, one genomic window encodes:
- the LOC104702091 gene encoding non-specific lipid-transfer protein-like protein At5g64080 isoform X2 → MNQFDTHHVCNNNTYPPSHTKPIDSSLKYSKRPPTIYKTKKKENLNLLEKMASSTPFITLLVSLLSPFFLRLVLAQVPSTCASRLLSLAPCGPFVQGFVQLPAQPCCDSLNQIYNQEANCLCLFLNNTSTLSPAFPINQTLALQLPPLCNIPANSSSCSSSSTAPGGVPSDSSSVAPPPSSSVAPPPSSSNGSQISLGRKNNSWVAASPVAQMDPRPTSFMGLGYGLRSSGSKSETHLIILALAAVLPATLLLI, encoded by the exons ATGAACCAATTTGACACACATCATGTGTGCAATAACAATACCTATCCACCGTCTCACACCAAACCAATTGATTCTAGCCTTAAGTACTCCAAAAGACCCCCTACtatctacaaaacaaagaagaaagaaaacttaAATCTCCTAGAGAAAATGGCTTCTTCTACTCCCTTCATCACTCTTCTAGTTTCCTTGTTGTCACCATTCTTTCTCCGACTGGTTCTCGCTCAAGTACCATCTACATGTGCCTCCAGACTGCTTTCCTTAGCTCCATGTGGTCCATTCGTTCAAGGCTTTGTCCAGCTTCCGGCTCAGCCTTGCTGTGACAGCTTAAACCAGATCTATAACCAAGAAGCAAACTGTCTCTGTCTCTTCCTCAACAACACATCTACTTTATCCCCTGCTTTTCCTATCAATCAAACTCTTGCTCTACAATTGCCTCCACTTTGCAACATTCCAGCCAATTCATCttcttgctcctcctcctccaccgccccTG GAGGGGTGCCTAGTGATTCCTCCTCTGTTGCTCCACCACCTTCCTCCTCTGTTGCTCCACCACCTTCTAGCTCAAATGGTTCTCAAATCTCTCTAGGTAGAAAGAACAACTCTTGGGTCGCAG CGTCTCCAGTGGCTCAAATGGACCCAAGACCCACCAGTTTTATGGGATTAGGCTATGGTTTGAGATCCTCCGGCTCCAAGTCTGAGACTCACCTTATCATCCTTGCACTCGCAGCGGTTCTACCAGCCACTCTCCTCCTCATCTGA
- the LOC104702091 gene encoding non-specific lipid-transfer protein-like protein At5g64080 isoform X1: protein MNQFDTHHVCNNNTYPPSHTKPIDSSLKYSKRPPTIYKTKKKENLNLLEKMASSTPFITLLVSLLSPFFLRLVLAQVPSTCASRLLSLAPCGPFVQGFVQLPAQPCCDSLNQIYNQEANCLCLFLNNTSTLSPAFPINQTLALQLPPLCNIPANSSSCSSSSTAPVGGVPSDSSSVAPPPSSSVAPPPSSSNGSQISLGRKNNSWVAASPVAQMDPRPTSFMGLGYGLRSSGSKSETHLIILALAAVLPATLLLI from the exons ATGAACCAATTTGACACACATCATGTGTGCAATAACAATACCTATCCACCGTCTCACACCAAACCAATTGATTCTAGCCTTAAGTACTCCAAAAGACCCCCTACtatctacaaaacaaagaagaaagaaaacttaAATCTCCTAGAGAAAATGGCTTCTTCTACTCCCTTCATCACTCTTCTAGTTTCCTTGTTGTCACCATTCTTTCTCCGACTGGTTCTCGCTCAAGTACCATCTACATGTGCCTCCAGACTGCTTTCCTTAGCTCCATGTGGTCCATTCGTTCAAGGCTTTGTCCAGCTTCCGGCTCAGCCTTGCTGTGACAGCTTAAACCAGATCTATAACCAAGAAGCAAACTGTCTCTGTCTCTTCCTCAACAACACATCTACTTTATCCCCTGCTTTTCCTATCAATCAAACTCTTGCTCTACAATTGCCTCCACTTTGCAACATTCCAGCCAATTCATCttcttgctcctcctcctccaccgccccTG TAGGAGGGGTGCCTAGTGATTCCTCCTCTGTTGCTCCACCACCTTCCTCCTCTGTTGCTCCACCACCTTCTAGCTCAAATGGTTCTCAAATCTCTCTAGGTAGAAAGAACAACTCTTGGGTCGCAG CGTCTCCAGTGGCTCAAATGGACCCAAGACCCACCAGTTTTATGGGATTAGGCTATGGTTTGAGATCCTCCGGCTCCAAGTCTGAGACTCACCTTATCATCCTTGCACTCGCAGCGGTTCTACCAGCCACTCTCCTCCTCATCTGA